In a single window of the Anaerotruncus rubiinfantis genome:
- a CDS encoding VirD4-like conjugal transfer protein, CD1115 family, whose protein sequence is MMLLFGILCFGILGTVQLLSNNGNLKGIKSRPTGDGQHGTARFATPQEIARAYKRIPFTPALWRQGKNLPNQQGLLVGSQIHGRKTTALIDDSDVHSLMIGASGVGKTAHFLYPALEYTCATGMSFLCTDTKGDVYRNYGAVAREFYGYRVAVVDLRNPTRSDGANMLHLVSRYMDQALANQDDLRARAKAEKHAKITAKTIIQAGGDSSYGQNAYFYDAAEGLLASTIMLVAEFCPPEKRHIISVFKLMQDLLAPGKTKGKNQFQSLMELLPSEHKAKWMAGAALNTGEQAMLSVISTAMSRLNAFLDSELEQILCFETAVDAETFVKEKSAIFLVMPEEDPTAYFLISLLIQQLYREIMTLADEFGGALPKRVVFYADEFGTLPKLESAEMIFSAARSRRLSIVALIQGLVQLDKNYGKEGAQVIRDNCQLTIFGGFAPGSTAAESLSSDLGEQTVLSGSVSTGKDSSSRSLQMMGRRLMTPDELKSMPKGSFITMRTGMHPMKTTFRLFLDWGIRFEKNYVLPDRAARKVQYADKEEVEQSIREKFGSPVPTPEAPEPAVPSRRRPNPVRID, encoded by the coding sequence ATGATGCTCTTATTTGGTATTCTGTGCTTTGGAATCCTGGGTACCGTCCAGCTGCTTTCCAATAACGGGAACCTCAAGGGAATTAAAAGCAGGCCCACTGGTGATGGGCAGCACGGCACAGCCCGTTTCGCAACGCCGCAGGAAATTGCCCGTGCCTACAAAAGAATCCCCTTCACTCCCGCATTATGGAGACAGGGGAAAAACCTTCCCAATCAGCAGGGGCTACTAGTGGGCTCCCAGATACATGGCAGAAAGACAACCGCTCTCATTGACGACAGCGATGTTCACTCCCTCATGATCGGCGCGTCGGGAGTTGGAAAAACGGCGCACTTTTTATATCCGGCGCTGGAATATACCTGTGCCACCGGCATGAGCTTTCTCTGCACAGATACCAAGGGGGACGTCTACCGAAACTATGGCGCCGTTGCGCGGGAGTTTTATGGGTATCGGGTCGCGGTTGTCGATCTGCGCAATCCAACCCGATCAGATGGCGCCAACATGCTCCACCTGGTAAGCCGTTATATGGACCAGGCGCTGGCAAACCAAGACGATCTGCGGGCGCGGGCCAAAGCGGAGAAACATGCCAAGATCACGGCCAAAACGATCATCCAGGCGGGCGGCGACAGCAGCTACGGACAAAATGCCTATTTTTACGATGCAGCCGAGGGACTTCTCGCATCCACCATCATGCTGGTGGCGGAGTTCTGCCCACCGGAGAAGCGGCACATTATTTCCGTGTTCAAGCTGATGCAGGATCTGCTCGCTCCAGGAAAAACGAAGGGCAAAAACCAATTCCAGTCACTCATGGAATTACTTCCTTCGGAGCACAAAGCGAAATGGATGGCCGGCGCTGCGCTGAATACCGGAGAGCAGGCAATGCTCAGCGTGATCTCAACTGCCATGAGCAGGCTGAATGCGTTTCTGGATTCTGAGCTCGAACAAATCCTATGTTTTGAAACAGCGGTGGATGCCGAAACCTTTGTCAAGGAGAAATCCGCCATATTTCTTGTCATGCCGGAAGAAGATCCGACCGCATACTTTCTCATCAGCCTGCTGATCCAGCAGCTCTACCGGGAGATTATGACCCTTGCGGATGAATTCGGCGGCGCGTTGCCCAAGCGGGTGGTTTTTTACGCGGATGAATTCGGGACGCTTCCCAAGTTGGAAAGCGCGGAGATGATTTTTTCAGCCGCGAGATCACGCAGGCTCAGTATCGTCGCGCTCATTCAAGGGCTGGTACAGCTCGATAAAAACTACGGAAAAGAAGGGGCGCAGGTAATCCGGGACAACTGCCAGCTGACCATCTTCGGCGGTTTCGCGCCGGGCAGTACCGCGGCGGAATCCCTCTCGAGTGACCTGGGGGAGCAAACCGTTCTGTCCGGATCGGTGAGCACCGGGAAAGACAGCAGTTCCCGCAGCCTGCAGATGATGGGTAGACGATTGATGACCCCGGACGAGCTGAAGTCCATGCCAAAGGGCAGTTTTATAACCATGCGTACCGGGATGCATCCGATGAAAACGACCTTCCGGCTTTTCCTCGACTGGGGTATTCGATTCGAGAAAAACTATGTACTCCCAGATCGTGCGGCTCGTAAGGTCCAATATGCGGATAAGGAGGAGGTGGAACAATCCATCCGGGAAAAGTTTGGATCTCCTGTGCCAACCCCGGAAGCTCCTGAACCGGCTGTTCCATCCAGACGCAGACCTAACCCAGTTCGTATAGATTGA
- a CDS encoding helix-turn-helix domain-containing protein, which translates to MGYFRSIYSTDLPHRAVTVYMYLHDHADVKGQCWPAIGTIARELGLSRSTVKRAISDLTRSGFITTEQRWRQNGARSSLLFLIRDQPTRGP; encoded by the coding sequence TTGGGGTATTTTAGATCCATTTATTCAACGGATTTGCCGCATCGGGCTGTAACGGTCTATATGTATCTTCACGATCATGCGGATGTAAAAGGACAGTGCTGGCCAGCCATTGGAACGATAGCGAGAGAACTGGGGCTGTCGAGAAGCACTGTAAAACGCGCGATCTCTGACTTAACTCGTTCCGGCTTCATTACGACCGAACAGCGATGGCGGCAAAACGGAGCCCGCAGCAGTCTGTTGTTTTTGATTCGCGACCAGCCCACCAGGGGACCGTAG
- a CDS encoding tripartite tricarboxylate transporter permease, with protein MSIEIIKSLLAPDMILITVLGTVIGTVFGAIPGLTGTIGVSLLLPLSFALEPQAGLLLLGGIYMGSMYGGSITAVLINVPGAPEATFTAVEGFRMTLNGESQRGLYHSIYACVFGGLIGVVTLIFFTPVLVDIAVKFGPPEMFLMGLAGLTVIGALAGGNDLPKSFFATGLGVLISCIGADFTTNINRFTFGISPLKGGVSLIAVVLGMFAVSEMLLNIGNKTGRITLQEQKKISRIQVLKEFLKYKFTLIRSTLLGVLIGVLPGVGGTTACFVAYGNAKTMSKRPQEFGKGSAEGIIANESANNAVVGSCLVPLLSLGIPGSGTAAIMLGALTVHGIIPGPELFTKHADVAYTFMYGMVGTVIVMGILGLFGVKLFAKVVSISLEYIIPITIVFSMLGAYADKNSIFDICMVVVLSVVAVLMKKNGFPVAPLVLGVVLGQLIEAHLRTSLVLAKAAGIHIVPFLLMRPTCAILIVLVIILLIFMFRINRKAAEKTGSQD; from the coding sequence TTGTCAATCGAAATTATCAAAAGCCTATTGGCTCCAGATATGATCCTCATCACCGTCTTAGGCACAGTGATCGGAACCGTTTTCGGCGCGATCCCGGGACTGACAGGAACCATCGGTGTAAGCCTTTTGCTTCCGCTCTCCTTTGCGCTTGAACCGCAGGCAGGGTTGCTGTTGCTGGGTGGGATTTATATGGGCTCTATGTATGGAGGTTCTATCACAGCGGTACTCATCAATGTTCCAGGCGCGCCGGAAGCCACTTTCACCGCGGTAGAGGGTTTCAGGATGACGCTGAATGGGGAATCCCAAAGGGGTTTATACCATTCCATCTATGCCTGTGTTTTCGGCGGGTTGATCGGTGTAGTCACCCTGATTTTTTTCACCCCTGTCTTAGTGGATATCGCAGTAAAATTTGGCCCACCAGAAATGTTCCTTATGGGACTGGCCGGTCTCACTGTCATTGGTGCGCTGGCGGGTGGAAACGATCTTCCGAAATCCTTCTTTGCAACGGGATTGGGTGTGCTGATCAGCTGTATTGGCGCTGATTTCACCACTAATATTAACCGATTTACCTTTGGAATCTCTCCGTTAAAGGGCGGCGTTTCATTGATTGCGGTAGTTCTGGGTATGTTTGCCGTTTCGGAGATGCTGCTCAACATTGGCAATAAAACGGGTAGAATCACGCTTCAGGAACAGAAAAAGATTTCTCGCATCCAGGTACTCAAAGAATTTCTCAAATATAAATTCACCTTAATTCGATCAACTCTTTTGGGTGTACTGATTGGCGTCCTGCCGGGTGTAGGCGGTACGACTGCCTGCTTTGTAGCCTATGGAAATGCCAAGACAATGTCAAAAAGGCCCCAAGAATTTGGGAAAGGCAGCGCGGAGGGGATCATCGCCAACGAGAGCGCCAACAATGCCGTGGTGGGCAGCTGCCTGGTTCCCCTTCTTTCCTTGGGCATACCGGGTTCTGGGACAGCTGCTATTATGCTGGGCGCTCTGACCGTCCATGGGATCATTCCTGGACCGGAACTATTCACAAAGCATGCCGATGTGGCCTATACCTTTATGTACGGCATGGTTGGTACCGTCATTGTCATGGGGATTCTGGGACTCTTTGGCGTTAAGCTGTTTGCCAAGGTGGTCAGCATCAGTCTGGAGTATATTATTCCCATCACCATCGTCTTCTCCATGTTGGGCGCCTACGCGGATAAAAATAGTATTTTTGACATTTGTATGGTAGTGGTTCTGTCTGTTGTCGCAGTGCTGATGAAAAAGAACGGCTTCCCAGTGGCTCCTTTGGTGCTGGGTGTCGTATTGGGCCAGCTAATTGAAGCGCATCTAAGAACTTCTTTGGTCTTGGCCAAAGCGGCAGGTATCCACATTGTACCCTTCCTGCTTATGCGCCCCACTTGTGCAATCCTCATTGTTTTGGTAATTATCCTGCTAATCTTTATGTTCCGAATTAACCGAAAAGCGGCGGAAAAAACAGGATCCCAAGACTAG
- a CDS encoding tripartite tricarboxylate transporter substrate binding protein yields MNKSFKQILSVIVILAMVVALSACNNSQPPSNSNASQTQEPVPAKKADFPKGQIEMIVPYKAGGGTDNAARIIADALTEKLGQKVVIVNKAGAGGEIGFEAIANAEPDGYTIGVLGSPDHMYLSAVKETEYTLDNFDNLAVYNLSLPVLVARKDSFKSMDELIEYGKANPGKVTFGVSGGGPKTEAAVAMHYGGFEGTIVDFPGSADVTTALLGGHVDLACLTPSYFPTLIPEGCVPLAYFSEEKIEEYSDIPSFVDMGHQVNIAHNPIFVLPAGVPEDIRAVIMDAMEEIGADPTTKEKFEALNVVYSYMSGEELDQYLDGCEELITTMVGQYSEIFSAQ; encoded by the coding sequence ATGAATAAGTCATTCAAACAGATCCTAAGCGTGATAGTTATACTGGCCATGGTCGTTGCATTGTCTGCTTGCAACAATAGCCAGCCGCCTTCCAATAGCAATGCATCCCAAACACAAGAACCCGTGCCCGCCAAAAAGGCCGACTTCCCCAAGGGACAAATCGAGATGATCGTACCTTATAAGGCAGGTGGCGGCACCGATAACGCCGCCCGGATTATTGCCGACGCCCTCACCGAAAAACTGGGACAAAAAGTGGTTATTGTAAATAAAGCTGGCGCAGGCGGAGAGATTGGATTTGAAGCCATCGCCAACGCTGAGCCGGACGGCTACACGATCGGCGTCCTAGGATCTCCCGACCATATGTATCTGTCCGCAGTAAAGGAAACTGAATACACTCTGGATAATTTCGATAATCTGGCCGTCTACAACCTAAGCCTGCCGGTACTTGTCGCCCGTAAAGACAGCTTCAAGAGCATGGACGAGCTAATTGAGTACGGCAAGGCCAATCCCGGCAAAGTAACTTTCGGCGTATCCGGCGGCGGGCCAAAGACAGAGGCTGCCGTCGCCATGCATTACGGTGGCTTTGAGGGGACAATCGTGGACTTCCCTGGATCTGCTGACGTAACTACCGCACTATTGGGCGGACACGTGGATCTTGCGTGCCTAACCCCTTCCTACTTCCCAACATTGATACCCGAGGGCTGTGTGCCGCTGGCATATTTTTCTGAAGAGAAGATCGAAGAATATTCTGACATCCCCTCTTTTGTAGATATGGGACATCAGGTCAATATCGCCCATAATCCGATATTCGTCCTCCCTGCTGGTGTTCCGGAGGATATCAGAGCAGTTATTATGGACGCCATGGAAGAGATAGGCGCTGATCCCACCACCAAAGAAAAATTTGAGGCCCTTAATGTTGTGTACAGCTACATGAGCGGTGAGGAACTGGATCAGTATCTGGACGGATGCGAAGAGTTGATAACCACCATGGTGGGGCAGTACAGTGAGATATTCTCTGCCCAATAA
- a CDS encoding tripartite tricarboxylate transporter TctB family protein: protein MKNKKQLLTGIIMLVVPAFFLVSTSLKKDDLFLVPYIAITIMAICGLITIVKSLVATNIDSAAATGQNTNTIPVKELLLATAFLGLCVAGMRYIGFYVTILVMLFLIHAYIRKRNSTPSYLRSLLFALGAWVVVYLVFGLALQLRVPSDVLLF from the coding sequence ATGAAGAACAAAAAGCAACTGTTAACAGGGATCATTATGTTGGTGGTGCCGGCATTCTTCCTTGTGTCCACCAGCCTTAAAAAAGATGACCTGTTTTTGGTGCCCTACATTGCTATAACGATAATGGCTATATGCGGGCTGATTACGATTGTCAAATCCTTGGTCGCCACAAATATAGACAGTGCTGCGGCCACGGGTCAGAACACGAACACGATTCCGGTGAAAGAACTGCTTTTGGCAACGGCTTTCCTTGGGCTGTGTGTAGCAGGTATGCGCTATATCGGTTTCTATGTAACAATCCTGGTGATGCTCTTCCTCATCCATGCTTATATCCGAAAACGGAACAGTACCCCTTCCTATCTCCGCTCCCTGCTTTTTGCCTTAGGAGCATGGGTGGTGGTGTATCTGGTTTTTGGTTTGGCTCTACAGCTAAGAGTTCCCAGCGACGTGTTGTTGTTCTGA
- a CDS encoding mandelate racemase/muconate lactonizing enzyme family protein, whose amino-acid sequence MKIQQINVYPLNATWVKYYGGEDKVPEFLFRPSSNFAYNPRKGQHTTLVEIISEDGVKGYGECFGIPDAVYSANYVKDIMAPILLGREASNIVQLWNIMMHVAAGIGNSSGPMMEAISGIDTALWDLKGKSLGVPVYDLLGGKLQEKIYCYSTPISHFKTVEETRAKTKELLDMGFTAVKLKVGRGIDTDLRHVAAVRDEAGPDVKLLLDNNCGYEGKVWQAIDFAKQAEAYGIYWFEEPVSPENLDAYKLIKSHINLPMATGENNFTFSSFKRLIDSGTIDIIMPNLGRAGGISGVHQINNYAQARGVQLSPHGVGSGVSILAALHLMTPFQNALLFEYNQLLNPLRHGIMHNKIPYSQSYIQLNSDPGLGVQINWETVDKYLDDQWKAANC is encoded by the coding sequence ATGAAGATTCAGCAAATCAATGTATATCCTTTAAATGCGACTTGGGTAAAATACTACGGAGGAGAAGACAAGGTCCCCGAATTTTTGTTTCGTCCTTCATCGAATTTTGCCTACAATCCCAGAAAAGGTCAGCATACCACCCTGGTGGAAATCATCTCTGAAGATGGCGTCAAAGGATACGGCGAATGTTTTGGGATTCCTGACGCGGTATATTCCGCTAACTATGTAAAGGATATTATGGCTCCTATTCTGCTGGGGAGGGAGGCATCCAACATTGTTCAACTCTGGAACATCATGATGCATGTGGCGGCTGGTATTGGTAACTCTTCCGGCCCTATGATGGAGGCAATCAGCGGTATTGATACAGCATTGTGGGATTTGAAGGGGAAGTCTCTCGGTGTGCCGGTATATGACCTGTTGGGAGGGAAACTCCAAGAGAAAATCTACTGCTATTCCACACCTATCAGCCATTTCAAAACTGTTGAAGAGACTCGCGCCAAGACCAAAGAATTATTAGATATGGGCTTCACTGCGGTAAAATTGAAGGTGGGCAGAGGGATTGACACCGATCTTCGCCATGTTGCCGCAGTTCGGGATGAAGCAGGTCCCGATGTGAAGCTTCTGCTCGACAACAATTGTGGGTACGAGGGAAAAGTATGGCAGGCCATTGACTTTGCCAAACAGGCGGAAGCATATGGCATCTACTGGTTTGAGGAACCGGTATCCCCGGAGAATCTGGATGCCTACAAACTGATCAAAAGCCATATCAACCTACCGATGGCCACAGGGGAAAATAATTTCACATTTTCCTCTTTCAAACGGTTGATCGACAGCGGCACCATCGATATTATCATGCCCAATTTGGGACGCGCGGGAGGTATTTCCGGCGTGCATCAGATTAATAATTACGCACAGGCCCGCGGTGTCCAGCTCTCCCCGCACGGAGTGGGTTCCGGAGTCAGTATCCTGGCGGCGTTGCATCTTATGACACCGTTCCAGAACGCTCTGCTTTTTGAATATAATCAACTGCTCAATCCCCTGCGTCATGGGATTATGCACAACAAAATTCCTTACAGCCAGAGCTATATTCAACTGAACAGCGATCCTGGGCTTGGCGTCCAGATCAATTGGGAAACGGTGGACAAATATCTGGACGATCAGTGGAAGGCGGCTAATTGTTAA
- a CDS encoding LacI family DNA-binding transcriptional regulator, which translates to MATIYDIAKAAGVSSAAVSMALNNKKGVSEETRRRILTIAENMKYVANDTAKQLSTQRSKTVVLFVSAMSYEYFNSSFYFDIIKYISMGLGQKLNINIQMSTLDQDAEMIEQLATANKVLAYVFIGTRLSPAFIGKLIGDTPAIFFNKPYALGRNSYSVSFDNQRAAYLLTKYLINLGHRDIAYLGYVPGAIPAENRMIGYKSALEEAGIPLNTDRVFQTEYLSVFGYSTIKDMILLDTPLPSAIICGNDLIAVGAMKALLEFGFQVPGDVSVVGIDNLQFTDMLQVPLTTINVNCEKIGLAIATLLLGISENKEIGRHVMVNVSLTERKSAGRYNPNRRSCRKELSKS; encoded by the coding sequence ATGGCCACGATCTATGACATCGCAAAAGCCGCCGGCGTTTCCAGTGCGGCAGTTTCCATGGCACTAAATAATAAGAAAGGCGTTAGTGAGGAGACCCGAAGAAGAATTTTAACCATTGCGGAAAATATGAAATATGTCGCGAACGATACCGCAAAGCAGCTGAGTACCCAGCGTTCTAAGACAGTGGTTCTATTTGTCTCCGCCATGAGTTATGAGTATTTTAACAGCTCTTTTTATTTCGACATCATTAAATATATCTCTATGGGACTCGGCCAGAAACTGAACATTAACATTCAAATGAGCACGCTGGATCAAGATGCGGAGATGATTGAACAGTTGGCGACTGCAAATAAAGTGCTGGCATATGTTTTTATCGGCACTAGGCTTTCTCCTGCATTTATTGGTAAGCTTATTGGGGACACCCCGGCCATCTTTTTCAATAAACCCTACGCCTTGGGAAGAAACAGCTATTCGGTCAGCTTTGATAACCAGCGGGCAGCCTATCTGCTTACAAAGTATCTGATCAACCTTGGACATCGGGACATCGCTTACCTCGGCTATGTGCCAGGGGCAATTCCGGCAGAAAACCGCATGATTGGCTACAAAAGCGCTCTGGAGGAAGCTGGAATCCCGCTGAATACCGATCGTGTTTTTCAAACTGAATACCTTTCGGTTTTTGGTTATTCCACGATTAAAGATATGATTTTGCTGGACACCCCTCTGCCTTCTGCCATTATATGCGGAAACGATTTGATTGCTGTGGGCGCTATGAAAGCCCTGCTAGAATTCGGCTTCCAGGTGCCGGGGGACGTATCAGTGGTGGGTATTGACAACCTGCAATTCACCGATATGCTGCAGGTGCCGCTCACCACCATCAATGTCAATTGTGAGAAAATTGGGCTTGCAATCGCCACTTTGCTGCTGGGAATCTCAGAAAATAAGGAAATCGGACGCCATGTGATGGTGAATGTCTCCCTGACCGAGCGAAAAAGCGCAGGAAGATACAATCCCAACAGAAGAAGTTGTCGGAAGGAGCTTTCAAAAAGTTAA